One Citricoccus sp. K5 DNA window includes the following coding sequences:
- a CDS encoding redoxin domain-containing protein, whose amino-acid sequence MIGPAGDRETPADPPALRDQHGQLWSWPPVVPPSPDALGAGRGAMHDDGAAPIRCWLFFLPGAFTPVCTAELGWVDELAERLAPAGVGLRVVSCDSAAVLRKVADETGIRAPLLSDFWPHGAAARAVGEFNETTGRARRSSVLMDANGVVLARVQAANGDERRLQDHLDAVPGEWSTSSR is encoded by the coding sequence GTGATTGGTCCGGCGGGGGACCGGGAGACTCCCGCGGACCCGCCGGCCCTGCGGGACCAGCACGGCCAGCTCTGGTCGTGGCCCCCCGTGGTGCCGCCGTCTCCGGACGCGCTCGGCGCCGGTCGCGGGGCCATGCACGACGACGGCGCCGCGCCCATACGCTGCTGGCTGTTCTTCCTGCCGGGGGCCTTCACCCCCGTGTGCACCGCCGAACTCGGCTGGGTCGACGAGCTGGCCGAGCGGCTGGCGCCGGCCGGCGTCGGGCTCAGGGTGGTGTCCTGCGATTCCGCCGCCGTGCTGCGCAAGGTCGCGGACGAGACCGGGATCCGCGCCCCGTTGCTGTCCGATTTCTGGCCCCACGGGGCCGCGGCCCGCGCCGTCGGTGAATTCAATGAGACCACCGGCCGGGCGCGGCGAAGCAGTGTCCTGATGGACGCCAACGGTGTGGTCCTGGCCCGCGTCCAGGCCGCGAATGGTGATGAGCGACGGCTTCAGGACCACCTCGATGCCGTTCCGGGGGAGTGGTCCACCAGCTCGAGATGA
- a CDS encoding O-antigen ligase, whose amino-acid sequence MKIREPWEIALLIGTLVAVVAGSLFVSLAPLPMVGAAGAGLVLLWALFWKQPTVYRLAAWLSVLVATVVPVTRLPGESAIFRVLAVGLLLYAIFALVVRCKGFPPRQIFLPLVVFFGSLAASTAYSFDDNKWLIFGLQAVASIAGICVAVAGHKRDQLQTLWRIFVAVGIFQAAYGVYEMINTPDPLWQGAVIALDGTSFAMRHDLIFGFQRAQGSFGHPLPFAFYLTLAALVLLHLMKAGRVVKLAGWLVLAAGAFASGSRSAILLFLVVSVVGYAKKWMVIAAPFLVLGGIAALALTWTTLMAQADQLVGSGSWWHRTAALRAIPDLLQERPFGQVMFGDGAGSTPRLYRSGLLQADGLLAVDNQYVHTLAEAGAFGLAALVFIVVAAFVRSGGGIRLAVVAVALQLMIFDALAWPSMAFVSWIILALGLLGHGSKPKSENDHKTRKPALARNRTNAYANIGGRRP is encoded by the coding sequence ATGAAAATCCGCGAGCCGTGGGAGATCGCTCTCCTTATCGGCACCCTGGTCGCTGTTGTCGCCGGGTCTCTGTTCGTGTCTCTCGCGCCACTGCCAATGGTGGGGGCCGCTGGCGCCGGGCTGGTGCTGCTCTGGGCCTTGTTCTGGAAGCAACCAACCGTTTATCGGCTGGCAGCGTGGCTTTCAGTTCTGGTGGCAACAGTTGTTCCGGTGACGCGGCTCCCGGGGGAGTCCGCGATTTTCCGGGTCCTGGCTGTTGGCCTACTGCTCTACGCCATCTTCGCCCTCGTGGTCCGGTGCAAGGGCTTTCCGCCTCGCCAGATTTTTCTTCCCCTGGTGGTGTTTTTCGGGTCCCTGGCCGCCTCCACCGCGTACTCGTTCGACGACAACAAGTGGTTGATCTTCGGGCTCCAAGCTGTCGCGTCCATAGCTGGAATATGCGTGGCAGTTGCCGGCCATAAGCGCGACCAGCTCCAGACGTTGTGGCGCATATTTGTGGCAGTGGGGATCTTCCAAGCCGCATATGGCGTATACGAGATGATCAACACCCCCGACCCGCTCTGGCAAGGTGCCGTCATCGCCTTGGATGGAACCTCCTTTGCGATGCGGCACGACTTGATCTTCGGCTTCCAACGAGCCCAGGGATCTTTCGGCCACCCCCTGCCATTCGCCTTCTACCTGACTCTCGCCGCACTGGTCCTGCTGCACCTGATGAAAGCAGGGCGGGTGGTCAAACTGGCGGGCTGGCTGGTGCTTGCTGCCGGGGCCTTCGCGTCAGGTTCCCGAAGCGCGATCCTGTTGTTCCTCGTCGTGTCCGTCGTGGGGTACGCCAAGAAGTGGATGGTCATTGCCGCGCCATTCCTAGTCCTCGGCGGCATAGCTGCGTTGGCTCTGACTTGGACAACGCTTATGGCGCAGGCCGATCAACTCGTAGGGTCCGGGTCGTGGTGGCACCGCACTGCGGCCCTTCGTGCCATCCCTGACCTCCTCCAAGAGCGTCCATTCGGACAGGTGATGTTCGGTGATGGGGCGGGCTCTACCCCACGCCTCTATCGATCCGGGCTGCTCCAGGCGGACGGCCTGTTAGCTGTGGACAATCAGTACGTGCACACCCTTGCCGAAGCGGGGGCATTCGGCCTAGCCGCGTTAGTGTTCATCGTTGTCGCCGCGTTCGTCCGTTCGGGCGGTGGCATCCGACTGGCGGTCGTTGCCGTGGCCCTCCAGTTGATGATTTTCGACGCCTTGGCTTGGCCTTCCATGGCGTTCGTGTCCTGGATCATTCTCGCCCTTGGGCTCTTGGGTCATGGATCGAAGCCCAAGAGCGAGAACGACCATAAAACGAGGAAGCCTGCCCTAGCCCGGAATAGGACCAACGCCTATGCCAACATAGGCGGCCGCCGACCCTAG
- a CDS encoding N-acetylmuramoyl-L-alanine amidase, translating to MFLTGLARVARDAGITVREVPGWKTRTAHKGGMNKVHGVIWHHTATSASAVKSKNNPTLNYMVSGLGYPLANYGLAWDGSLDVIAAGTGAHAGVGSYKGIPNNDGNRHLIGVEVEGTIGLEWSPAQLETAARLGAQLNKDFGSGLLHIAHYEWAPGRKTDPTGIPGNMTALRAAIKRGNWAAVINPAASEPAKPSTPKEEDIMTPDQEAKLDRAIALISETDKNNQARANVIPAQVWEHKIGTGSRAQDYLYGARMAQYAARDMTRQAIAGVQAIADTPGVTIEEVRDALAKVIVTVDVKTNGQEN from the coding sequence ATGTTCCTCACAGGACTAGCGCGGGTTGCCCGCGACGCAGGTATCACCGTGCGCGAGGTTCCCGGCTGGAAGACTCGCACCGCTCACAAGGGCGGCATGAACAAGGTCCACGGCGTCATCTGGCACCACACCGCGACATCTGCCAGCGCCGTGAAATCGAAGAACAATCCAACCCTGAACTACATGGTCAGCGGACTCGGCTACCCGCTCGCCAACTACGGGCTCGCCTGGGACGGATCATTGGATGTCATCGCGGCAGGCACCGGGGCACATGCCGGCGTCGGTTCCTACAAGGGCATACCGAACAACGACGGCAATCGGCACCTGATCGGCGTGGAAGTCGAAGGCACCATCGGCCTCGAATGGTCGCCCGCCCAGCTCGAAACCGCCGCACGCCTCGGAGCCCAACTCAACAAGGACTTCGGCAGCGGGCTTCTGCACATCGCTCACTACGAATGGGCGCCCGGACGCAAGACCGACCCCACCGGCATCCCTGGCAACATGACCGCCCTCCGCGCCGCGATCAAGCGCGGAAACTGGGCGGCTGTCATCAACCCCGCAGCAAGCGAACCGGCCAAGCCCTCCACCCCGAAGGAAGAAGACATCATGACCCCTGACCAGGAAGCCAAGCTCGACCGTGCCATCGCGCTCATCAGCGAGACCGACAAGAATAACCAGGCCCGCGCCAACGTCATCCCTGCGCAGGTCTGGGAGCACAAGATCGGCACCGGCTCCCGTGCGCAGGACTACCTCTACGGGGCACGCATGGCCCAATACGCCGCCCGCGACATGACCCGCCAGGCCATCGCCGGAGTCCAGGCCATCGCCGACACACCCGGCGTCACCATCGAAGAAGTCCGCGACGCCCTCGCCAAAGTCATCGTCACCGTCGATGTCAAAACCAACGGACAGGAGAACTGA
- a CDS encoding site-specific integrase, with protein sequence MASIEERHSKTSGAASYRVIWREKGQRYTQTFADRDAARQWKVTLERTDHDSAKAERIVLSAASRSPTVKEAGKRHIASLTNLTPYTLQVYERQVRLHIAPTLGHLPVDQVTRDDVSEWVTHMRDKGLAPKTITNVHGLMSAIFSTAVLRNWCMANPCAGARLPKVSKRDDKKEFLSHGEFALLLSAVDPHFRPFVMFLVGTGLRFSEATALTSADFQDAGGGEYLVTISKAWKEDRVKGRYVGDPKSDAAHRVVQMDSTTAHAVAPLVGAARAGEPVFTMKRGGALTTQQFRRKVWLPAVAAAQEVGLRRSPRPHDLRHTFASWQLTSRSVSMDELAKIMGHESSKTTYAVYYHLMPDSRRQAASAMAGIMEQVQASLGGAQSTPALTA encoded by the coding sequence ATGGCATCCATTGAAGAGCGTCATTCCAAGACATCCGGGGCCGCCTCTTACCGAGTCATCTGGCGCGAGAAGGGCCAGCGATACACGCAGACTTTCGCGGATCGAGACGCAGCCCGCCAATGGAAGGTCACCCTAGAGCGGACCGATCATGACTCTGCCAAGGCAGAGCGCATCGTTCTCTCTGCCGCCTCTCGTAGCCCCACTGTTAAAGAGGCGGGCAAGCGGCATATTGCGAGCCTCACCAACCTCACCCCGTACACGCTGCAGGTCTACGAGCGTCAGGTTCGCCTTCACATCGCGCCCACCCTCGGTCACCTGCCAGTCGATCAGGTCACCCGCGATGATGTCTCCGAGTGGGTGACACACATGCGCGACAAGGGACTTGCACCGAAGACCATCACCAACGTCCACGGGCTCATGTCTGCGATCTTCTCCACGGCCGTCCTGCGCAATTGGTGTATGGCCAATCCGTGTGCCGGTGCGCGACTCCCCAAGGTGTCCAAGCGGGACGACAAGAAGGAGTTCCTGAGCCATGGAGAGTTCGCCCTATTGCTCTCCGCAGTGGATCCGCACTTCCGCCCGTTCGTTATGTTCCTGGTCGGCACGGGTCTGCGCTTCTCCGAGGCAACTGCACTGACCTCTGCAGACTTCCAGGACGCAGGCGGCGGGGAGTATCTGGTCACCATCTCGAAGGCATGGAAAGAGGATCGAGTAAAGGGCAGATACGTGGGAGACCCTAAGTCGGACGCCGCACACCGGGTGGTTCAGATGGATTCCACCACGGCTCACGCAGTTGCTCCACTGGTAGGTGCAGCTCGGGCGGGCGAGCCCGTGTTCACGATGAAGCGCGGGGGAGCGCTGACGACTCAGCAGTTCCGGAGAAAGGTATGGCTCCCAGCCGTCGCGGCGGCGCAAGAGGTCGGGTTGCGGAGGTCACCAAGGCCGCACGATCTACGGCACACGTTCGCATCGTGGCAACTCACATCGCGCTCGGTGTCCATGGACGAGCTGGCGAAGATCATGGGTCACGAATCAAGCAAAACCACGTACGCCGTCTACTACCACCTGATGCCGGACTCCCGACGCCAGGCGGCATCCGCCATGGCCGGGATCATGGAGCAGGTCCAAGCCTCCCTAGGTGGCGCGCAGAGCACGCCAGCCCTAACCGCATGA
- a CDS encoding DUF3052 domain-containing protein: MGLSEGKLVQELGFDEDIDFDFRNTLEDELGSELLTEEDQEPVDAVLLWWREADGDVDDLADALMDSQTTLDTGGALWLLTPRNGRDGHVPPADIAEAAPTAGLHVTTTAGVSADWSATRLVAKRNL; the protein is encoded by the coding sequence ATGGGCCTTTCCGAAGGCAAACTGGTCCAGGAACTCGGTTTTGACGAGGACATCGACTTCGATTTCCGGAACACGCTCGAGGACGAGCTCGGTAGCGAGCTGTTGACCGAGGAGGACCAGGAGCCGGTCGACGCCGTCCTGTTGTGGTGGCGGGAGGCGGACGGAGACGTCGACGACCTGGCCGATGCCCTCATGGACTCGCAGACCACGTTGGACACCGGTGGGGCGCTGTGGTTGCTCACCCCGCGCAACGGCCGTGACGGGCACGTGCCGCCGGCGGACATCGCCGAGGCGGCACCGACGGCCGGCCTGCACGTCACCACCACCGCCGGGGTCTCTGCGGACTGGTCCGCCACCCGACTGGTGGCCAAGCGCAACCTGTGA
- the aceE gene encoding pyruvate dehydrogenase (acetyl-transferring), homodimeric type, which yields MSDKDPQETAEWIESFDGLVEERGTERAEYIMRQLLQRAGTKSVGVPMVTTTDYVNTIPVDQEPEYPGDEELERRYRNYLRWNAAMIVQRAQREGVGVGGHISSYAGLATIYEVGLNHFFRGQDHPGGGDQVFFQGHSSPGNYARAFLEGRLTEEELDGFRQEKSKAPKALPSYPHPRMLESFWQFPTVSMGLGPINAIHQAQFNRYLHNRGIKDTSDQQVWAFLGDGEMDEPESRGALHIAANDKLDNLNFVVNCNLQRLDGPVRGNGKIVQELEAYFRGAGWNVIKVLWGREWDQLLDQDDEGELVRIMNETLDGDYQTYKAESGGFVRDHFFGRSSVTKEMVADMTDDEIWGLKRGGHDYNKVYAAYQAAMEYKGKPTVILAQTIKGYGLGPHFEGKNSTHQMKKLTVEDVKLFRDRHRIPITDEQIEADPYNVPYYHPGPDAPEIKYMMERRQKLGGFLPERRTDYDKIPMPPEATYKHARKGTGKQQAATTMAFVRLLKDLMRDKNIGNRIVPIIPDEARTFGMDSFFPTAKIYNPKGQNYLSVDRDLFLSYKESTSGQLFHVGINEAGATSAMTAVGTSYSTHGELMIPVYIFYSMFGFQRTGDAFWAAGDQLARGFVIGATAGRTTLAGEGTQHMDGHSPILAGTNPAVKHYDPAFSFEIAHIVRQGLEDMYGEHDRGDDVRNVMYYLTVYNEPIIHPNEPEDLDVEGLLKGIYRYSQASADVTGPKVQLMGSGVSVPWVIDAAKVLAEEWNVAADVWSVTSWNELRRDAVAAEREAMENAEGKARVPYLTQKMAETEGPVVATTDYATLVPDQIRPFVPNDFATLGADEFGFADTRAAARRYFLIDTHSMVVKALQMLEKDGKVDAGTAAEAYRKYRIDDVNAGTTGNAGGDS from the coding sequence ATGTCAGACAAGGACCCCCAGGAGACGGCAGAGTGGATCGAGTCCTTCGACGGACTCGTGGAAGAGCGGGGCACGGAGCGCGCGGAGTACATCATGCGCCAACTCCTGCAGCGGGCCGGCACCAAGTCGGTCGGCGTACCGATGGTCACGACCACGGACTACGTCAACACGATCCCGGTGGACCAGGAGCCCGAGTACCCAGGAGACGAGGAGCTCGAGCGCCGCTACCGCAACTACCTGCGGTGGAATGCCGCCATGATCGTCCAGCGAGCCCAGCGCGAGGGGGTCGGGGTCGGCGGCCACATCTCCTCCTATGCCGGCCTGGCCACCATCTACGAAGTGGGCCTGAACCACTTCTTCCGCGGCCAGGACCACCCGGGCGGCGGCGACCAGGTCTTCTTCCAGGGTCACTCCTCCCCCGGCAACTACGCCCGCGCCTTCCTCGAGGGACGTCTCACCGAGGAGGAGCTCGACGGTTTCCGCCAGGAGAAGTCCAAGGCCCCCAAGGCCCTGCCGTCCTACCCGCACCCGCGCATGCTGGAGAGCTTCTGGCAGTTCCCCACCGTGTCCATGGGCCTCGGTCCGATCAACGCGATCCACCAGGCGCAGTTCAACCGCTATCTTCACAACCGAGGGATCAAGGACACCTCCGACCAGCAGGTCTGGGCCTTCCTCGGCGACGGCGAGATGGACGAGCCCGAATCACGCGGCGCCCTCCACATCGCCGCCAATGACAAACTCGACAACCTGAACTTCGTGGTCAACTGCAACCTGCAGCGTCTCGACGGCCCGGTCCGCGGCAACGGCAAGATCGTCCAAGAGCTGGAGGCCTACTTCCGCGGCGCCGGCTGGAACGTCATCAAGGTCCTCTGGGGCCGCGAATGGGACCAGCTCCTGGACCAGGACGACGAGGGCGAGCTCGTCCGCATCATGAACGAGACCCTCGACGGCGACTACCAGACCTACAAGGCGGAGTCCGGCGGATTCGTCCGCGACCACTTCTTCGGCCGCTCCTCGGTGACCAAGGAGATGGTCGCCGACATGACGGACGACGAGATCTGGGGCCTCAAGCGCGGCGGCCACGACTACAACAAGGTCTACGCCGCCTACCAGGCCGCCATGGAGTACAAGGGCAAGCCCACCGTCATCCTGGCGCAGACCATCAAGGGCTACGGGCTGGGTCCGCACTTCGAGGGCAAGAACTCGACGCACCAGATGAAGAAGCTCACGGTCGAGGACGTCAAGCTGTTCCGCGACCGCCACCGCATCCCCATCACGGACGAGCAGATCGAAGCCGACCCGTACAACGTGCCGTACTACCACCCGGGTCCGGATGCGCCGGAGATCAAGTACATGATGGAGCGGCGCCAGAAGCTGGGCGGGTTCCTGCCCGAGCGCCGCACGGACTACGACAAGATCCCGATGCCGCCGGAGGCGACCTACAAGCACGCCCGCAAGGGCACCGGCAAGCAGCAGGCCGCCACCACCATGGCCTTCGTGCGCCTGCTCAAGGACCTGATGCGGGACAAGAACATCGGCAACCGCATCGTGCCGATCATCCCGGACGAGGCCCGCACCTTCGGCATGGACTCGTTCTTCCCCACGGCGAAGATCTACAACCCCAAGGGTCAGAACTACCTGTCCGTGGACCGGGACCTGTTCCTGTCCTACAAGGAGTCCACGTCCGGCCAGCTGTTCCACGTGGGCATCAACGAGGCCGGCGCCACCTCGGCGATGACCGCCGTGGGCACGTCCTACTCCACGCACGGCGAGCTGATGATCCCCGTGTACATCTTCTACTCGATGTTCGGCTTCCAGCGCACCGGCGACGCCTTCTGGGCGGCCGGTGACCAGCTGGCCCGCGGGTTCGTCATCGGCGCCACCGCCGGACGCACCACCCTGGCCGGCGAGGGCACACAGCACATGGACGGCCACTCGCCGATCCTGGCCGGCACCAACCCGGCGGTGAAGCACTACGACCCGGCATTCTCCTTCGAGATCGCGCACATCGTCCGCCAGGGCCTGGAGGACATGTACGGGGAGCACGACCGCGGGGACGACGTCCGCAACGTCATGTACTACCTCACCGTGTACAACGAGCCGATCATCCACCCGAACGAGCCGGAGGACCTGGACGTGGAGGGGCTGCTCAAGGGCATCTACCGCTACAGCCAGGCCAGCGCCGACGTCACCGGGCCGAAGGTCCAGCTCATGGGTTCCGGCGTGTCCGTGCCGTGGGTCATCGATGCGGCCAAGGTCCTCGCCGAGGAGTGGAACGTGGCCGCCGACGTGTGGTCCGTGACGAGCTGGAACGAGTTGCGCCGTGACGCCGTAGCCGCCGAACGTGAGGCGATGGAGAACGCGGAGGGCAAGGCCCGCGTTCCCTACCTCACGCAGAAGATGGCCGAGACCGAGGGGCCCGTGGTGGCCACCACGGACTACGCCACACTGGTCCCGGACCAGATCCGCCCCTTCGTCCCGAACGACTTCGCCACCCTGGGTGCGGACGAGTTCGGCTTCGCGGACACCCGCGCCGCAGCCCGCCGCTACTTCCTCATCGACACCCACTCGATGGTCGTGAAGGCGCTGCAGATGCTGGAGAAGGACGGCAAGGTCGATGCGGGCACCGCGGCCGAGGCCTACCGCAAGTACCGGATCGACGACGTCAATGCCGGCACCACCGGCAATGCCGGCGGCGATTCCTGA